Proteins from a single region of Pyrus communis chromosome 6, drPyrComm1.1, whole genome shotgun sequence:
- the LOC137737598 gene encoding acylamino-acid-releasing enzyme-like isoform X1: MSSALLSRTTSAWCVTLLRPIPRFPPPPLPILSHIPTLLLTPRSSSCRPFRYFLTTKTLSTLLAMGSSKDGPLKEMPLGLDATTEEEYASQSRLLQDFTSISSIDKAWTFKSDSGIESQAMFSISQPNLLANKRKKFILSSHISRESNNSINFQWSPFPVEMMGVSVFVPSPSGAKLLVVRNPENESPCQFEIWGQGQVEKEFHIPQSVHGSVYADEWFQGISWNADETLIAYVAEEPAPSKPTFTGQGYKNVSSTDKDFGNWKGHGDWKEEWGETYAGKRQPALFVININSGEAQAVKGIEKSLSVGQVVWAPPVKGSQQSLVFVGWSEGIRKLGIKYCINRPCALYAVRAPNCESETDGSELKASSTEDFPAVKLTQSISSALYPRFSPDGKFLLFISARSSVDSGSHYATDSLHRIDWAVDGVLSSSAKIVDVIPVVMCPEDGCFPGLYKSSILSNPWLSDGCMMIISSIWGSCEVILSVNVLSGEVSRVSPADSNSWNVLTLDGDNIIAVSSSPVDVPHIKYGYLVDKESKSTAWSWLNVSSPSSECSEKVKSLLSSLQFSILKVPVRHVSGSVTKGAAKPFEAIFVSSKTKRNDSLDPLIVILHGGPHDVSVSSFSKSFAFLSSIGFNLLLVNYRGSLGFGEEALQSLPGKVGSQDVDDVLVAIDHVIDMGLASPSKIAVVGGSHGGFLTTHLIGQAPDKFAVAAAMNPVCNLALMVGTTDIPDWCYVVAYGSEGKNYYTEAPSAEHLTLMHSKSPISHVSKVKTPTLFLLGAQDLRVPVSTGFQYARALKEKGVPVKIIVFPHDVHAIKRPQSDFESFLNIGVWFKKHLS; the protein is encoded by the exons atgagcaGTGCATTATTAAGCAGAACCACCTCGGCTTGGTGCGTCACCTTGCTTCGTCCGATTCCAAGATTCCCTCCTCCTCCACTTCCGATTTTATCTCACATTCCCACTCTTCTTCTCACTCCGAGAAGCAGCAGTTGCAGACCCTTTCGCTATTTTCTCACTAc TAAAACATTGTCTACACTTTTAGCCATGGGCAGTTCTAAAGATGGTCCATTGAAGGAGATGCCTCTGGGGTTAGATGCAACAACTGAGGAAGAATATGCATCACAGTCTAGGTTACTTCAAGACTTCACCAGTATTTccagcattgacaaggcatggACTTTTAAATCTGACAGCG GAATTGAGTCTCAGGCAATGTTTTCAATTAGTCAACCGAATCTTTTGGCAAACAAGAGGAAGAAATTCATTCTATCCTCTCATATTTCAAGAGAAAGTAACAATTCTATAAACTTCCAATGGTCCCCATTCCCTGTTGAGATGATGGGAGTCTCTGTATTTGTTCCATCCCCGTCCGGTGCAAAGCTTCTTGTAGTTCGGAATCCCGAGAATGAATCTCCCTgtcaatttgaaatttggggTCAAGGTCAAGTGGAGAAAGAATTCCACATCCCCCAATCTGTTCATGGTTCAGTATATGCTGATGAATG GTTTCAAGGAATTTCTTGGAATGCTGATGAAACTCTCATTGCTTATGTTGCTGAGGAACCAGCTCCCTCCAAGCCCACATTTACAGGTCAGGGCTACAAGAATGTTAGTTCCACTGATAAGGACTTTGGTAACTGGAAAGGTCATGGGGATTGGAAGGAAGAATGGGGGGAAACGTATGCTGGAAAAAGGCAGCCTGCACTTTTTGTCATCAATATTAACAG TGGAGAGGCCCAAGCTGTCAAAGGAATTGAAAAGTCTTTGAGTGTTGGTCAAGTTGTATGGGCGCCACCAGTTAAAGGCTCACAACAATCTTTGGTTTTTGTTGGGTGGTCTGAAGGTATCAGAAAGCTGGGTATCAAGTACTGCATTAATAGGCCCTGTGCATTGTATGCAGTCAGGGCACCAAATTGTGAATCAGAAACCGATGGATCTGAACTCAA AGCTAGTTCAACTGAAGATTTTCCTGCTGTAAAGCTGACTCAAAGCATAAGTAGTGCTTTGTATCCACGGTTCAG CCCAGATGGAAAATTCCTTCTGTTTATATCAGCAAGAAGTTCTGTGGATTCTGGGTCACATTATGCAACAGATTCTCTTCACAGAATAGACTGGGCAGTCGATGGAGTGCTATCCTCATCTGCAAAAATTGTTGATGTG ATTCCTGTTGTAATGTGTCCTGAGGATGGTTGCTTCCCTGGGCTTTACAAGTCAAGTATCCTTAGTAATCCATGGCTTTCTGATGGATGCATGATGATCATATCTTCCATCTGGGGCAGCTGTGAAGTGATACTTTCTGTGAATGTTTTGAG TGGGGAAGTATCACGTGTCAGCCCTGCTGATTCAAATTCATGGAATGTTCTTACACTGGATGGGGACAATATCATTGCTG TGTCTAGCAGTCCAGTAGACGTGCCTCATATCAAGTATGGTTACCTTGTTGATAAAGAAAGTAAAAGTACCGCATGGAGTTGGTTAAATGTATCAAGCCCCTCAAGTGAATGCTCTGAGAAG GTTAAATCTTTGCTCTCCTCTCTTCAATTCAGTATACTGAAGGTTCCTGTCAGGCATGTTTCTGGTAGCGTAACAAAAG GTGCCGCCAAACCATTTGAAGCTATATTTGTGTCttccaaaactaaaagaaatgATTCATTGGACCCATTAATTGTAATCCTCCATGGAGGCCCGCACGATGTGTCAGTGTCAAGCTTTTCAAAGTCCTTTGCTTTTCTCTCTTCAATTGGGTTCAACCTGTTACTTGTAAATTATAG AGGTTCACTGGGGTTTGGGGAAGAAGCACTTCAGTCCCTTCCAGGGAAAGTTGGGTCCCAG GACGTGGATGATGTACTGGTGGCTATAGATCATGTCATTGACATGGGACTTGCCAGTCCTTCAAAAATTGCAGTTGTTGGTGGTTCTCACGGCGGCTTTCTAACAACTCACTTGATTGGCCAG GCACCAGATAAGTTTGCTGTGGCAGCAGCAATGAACCCTGTCTGTAACCTCGCATTAATGGTCGGTACAACAGACATCCCTGATTGGTGCTATGTGGTGGCCTATGGAAGTGAGGGCAAAAATTACTACACAGAAGCACCGTCAGCTGAGCATCTGACTCTCATGCACAGCAAATCTCCTATTTCACATGTTTCAAAG GTTAAAACACCCaccctttttcttttgggtgCTCAGGATCTTCGTGTTCCAGTTTCTACTGGATTTCAA TATGCTAGGGCGCTGAAGGAAAAAGGAGTTCCTGTCAAAATCATTGTGTTTCCTCATGATGTTCATGCAATTAAGAG ACCACAATCCGACTTTGAGAGCTTTCTTAACATTGGTGTCTGGTTCAAGAAGCATTTATCATAA
- the LOC137737598 gene encoding acylamino-acid-releasing enzyme-like isoform X2 has protein sequence MSSALLSRTTSAWCVTLLRPIPRFPPPPLPILSHIPTLLLTPRSSSCRPFRYFLTTKTLSTLLAMGSSKDGPLKEMPLGLDATTEEEYASQSRLLQDFTSISSIDKAWTFKSDSGIESQAMFSISQPNLLANKRKKFILSSHISRESNNSINFQWSPFPVEMMGVSVFVPSPSGAKLLVVRNPENESPCQFEIWGQGQVEKEFHIPQSVHGSVYADEWFQGISWNADETLIAYVAEEPAPSKPTFTGQGYKNVSSTDKDFGNWKGHGDWKEEWGETYAGKRQPALFVININSGEAQAVKGIEKSLSVGQVVWAPPVKGSQQSLVFVGWSEGIRKLGIKYCINRPCALYAVRAPNCESETDGSELNSTEDFPAVKLTQSISSALYPRFSPDGKFLLFISARSSVDSGSHYATDSLHRIDWAVDGVLSSSAKIVDVIPVVMCPEDGCFPGLYKSSILSNPWLSDGCMMIISSIWGSCEVILSVNVLSGEVSRVSPADSNSWNVLTLDGDNIIAVSSSPVDVPHIKYGYLVDKESKSTAWSWLNVSSPSSECSEKVKSLLSSLQFSILKVPVRHVSGSVTKGAAKPFEAIFVSSKTKRNDSLDPLIVILHGGPHDVSVSSFSKSFAFLSSIGFNLLLVNYRGSLGFGEEALQSLPGKVGSQDVDDVLVAIDHVIDMGLASPSKIAVVGGSHGGFLTTHLIGQAPDKFAVAAAMNPVCNLALMVGTTDIPDWCYVVAYGSEGKNYYTEAPSAEHLTLMHSKSPISHVSKVKTPTLFLLGAQDLRVPVSTGFQYARALKEKGVPVKIIVFPHDVHAIKRPQSDFESFLNIGVWFKKHLS, from the exons atgagcaGTGCATTATTAAGCAGAACCACCTCGGCTTGGTGCGTCACCTTGCTTCGTCCGATTCCAAGATTCCCTCCTCCTCCACTTCCGATTTTATCTCACATTCCCACTCTTCTTCTCACTCCGAGAAGCAGCAGTTGCAGACCCTTTCGCTATTTTCTCACTAc TAAAACATTGTCTACACTTTTAGCCATGGGCAGTTCTAAAGATGGTCCATTGAAGGAGATGCCTCTGGGGTTAGATGCAACAACTGAGGAAGAATATGCATCACAGTCTAGGTTACTTCAAGACTTCACCAGTATTTccagcattgacaaggcatggACTTTTAAATCTGACAGCG GAATTGAGTCTCAGGCAATGTTTTCAATTAGTCAACCGAATCTTTTGGCAAACAAGAGGAAGAAATTCATTCTATCCTCTCATATTTCAAGAGAAAGTAACAATTCTATAAACTTCCAATGGTCCCCATTCCCTGTTGAGATGATGGGAGTCTCTGTATTTGTTCCATCCCCGTCCGGTGCAAAGCTTCTTGTAGTTCGGAATCCCGAGAATGAATCTCCCTgtcaatttgaaatttggggTCAAGGTCAAGTGGAGAAAGAATTCCACATCCCCCAATCTGTTCATGGTTCAGTATATGCTGATGAATG GTTTCAAGGAATTTCTTGGAATGCTGATGAAACTCTCATTGCTTATGTTGCTGAGGAACCAGCTCCCTCCAAGCCCACATTTACAGGTCAGGGCTACAAGAATGTTAGTTCCACTGATAAGGACTTTGGTAACTGGAAAGGTCATGGGGATTGGAAGGAAGAATGGGGGGAAACGTATGCTGGAAAAAGGCAGCCTGCACTTTTTGTCATCAATATTAACAG TGGAGAGGCCCAAGCTGTCAAAGGAATTGAAAAGTCTTTGAGTGTTGGTCAAGTTGTATGGGCGCCACCAGTTAAAGGCTCACAACAATCTTTGGTTTTTGTTGGGTGGTCTGAAGGTATCAGAAAGCTGGGTATCAAGTACTGCATTAATAGGCCCTGTGCATTGTATGCAGTCAGGGCACCAAATTGTGAATCAGAAACCGATGGATCTGAACTCAA TTCAACTGAAGATTTTCCTGCTGTAAAGCTGACTCAAAGCATAAGTAGTGCTTTGTATCCACGGTTCAG CCCAGATGGAAAATTCCTTCTGTTTATATCAGCAAGAAGTTCTGTGGATTCTGGGTCACATTATGCAACAGATTCTCTTCACAGAATAGACTGGGCAGTCGATGGAGTGCTATCCTCATCTGCAAAAATTGTTGATGTG ATTCCTGTTGTAATGTGTCCTGAGGATGGTTGCTTCCCTGGGCTTTACAAGTCAAGTATCCTTAGTAATCCATGGCTTTCTGATGGATGCATGATGATCATATCTTCCATCTGGGGCAGCTGTGAAGTGATACTTTCTGTGAATGTTTTGAG TGGGGAAGTATCACGTGTCAGCCCTGCTGATTCAAATTCATGGAATGTTCTTACACTGGATGGGGACAATATCATTGCTG TGTCTAGCAGTCCAGTAGACGTGCCTCATATCAAGTATGGTTACCTTGTTGATAAAGAAAGTAAAAGTACCGCATGGAGTTGGTTAAATGTATCAAGCCCCTCAAGTGAATGCTCTGAGAAG GTTAAATCTTTGCTCTCCTCTCTTCAATTCAGTATACTGAAGGTTCCTGTCAGGCATGTTTCTGGTAGCGTAACAAAAG GTGCCGCCAAACCATTTGAAGCTATATTTGTGTCttccaaaactaaaagaaatgATTCATTGGACCCATTAATTGTAATCCTCCATGGAGGCCCGCACGATGTGTCAGTGTCAAGCTTTTCAAAGTCCTTTGCTTTTCTCTCTTCAATTGGGTTCAACCTGTTACTTGTAAATTATAG AGGTTCACTGGGGTTTGGGGAAGAAGCACTTCAGTCCCTTCCAGGGAAAGTTGGGTCCCAG GACGTGGATGATGTACTGGTGGCTATAGATCATGTCATTGACATGGGACTTGCCAGTCCTTCAAAAATTGCAGTTGTTGGTGGTTCTCACGGCGGCTTTCTAACAACTCACTTGATTGGCCAG GCACCAGATAAGTTTGCTGTGGCAGCAGCAATGAACCCTGTCTGTAACCTCGCATTAATGGTCGGTACAACAGACATCCCTGATTGGTGCTATGTGGTGGCCTATGGAAGTGAGGGCAAAAATTACTACACAGAAGCACCGTCAGCTGAGCATCTGACTCTCATGCACAGCAAATCTCCTATTTCACATGTTTCAAAG GTTAAAACACCCaccctttttcttttgggtgCTCAGGATCTTCGTGTTCCAGTTTCTACTGGATTTCAA TATGCTAGGGCGCTGAAGGAAAAAGGAGTTCCTGTCAAAATCATTGTGTTTCCTCATGATGTTCATGCAATTAAGAG ACCACAATCCGACTTTGAGAGCTTTCTTAACATTGGTGTCTGGTTCAAGAAGCATTTATCATAA
- the LOC137736132 gene encoding uncharacterized protein, with amino-acid sequence MNQTKYCSFHRDPGHITNDYTTWKKYLEQLMKEGKCDQFVNKPAARLRREADADAEPSTKTIRIIGIFAQFEHLGATNNSKKRKIQQARSVNQVQAVNVVPGPIIGFTEQDAEGVDFPYDDALVVSIQPAYVIVDKVMVDKDSSVNLIQLLVI; translated from the coding sequence ATGAACCAGACCAAATATTGCTCATTCCACAGAGATCCTGGGCACATAACCAATGATTACACTACATGGAAAAAGTACCTTGAGCAGCTCATGAAGGAAGGCAAGTGCGACCAGTTTGTCAACAAACCAGCTGCCCGGCTAAGGCGAGAAGCAGATGCTGATGCCGAACCCTCAACCAAGACAATCCGAATCATCGGAATCTTTGCCCAATTCGAGCATCTGGGGGCCACCAATAActccaagaagaggaagatccagCAGGCAAGATCGGTCAATCAGGTTCAAGCCGTAAATGTTGTACCTGGACCAATCATCGGCTTCACCGAGCAAGACGCTGAGGGAGTAGACTTTCCCTATGATGACGCCTTGGTGGTTTCTATACAACCGGCCTACGTCATCGTTGATAAAGTCATGGTGGACAAAGACAGCTCTGTCAACCTCATACAACTATTAGTTATCTAA
- the LOC137737945 gene encoding pentatricopeptide repeat-containing protein At3g23020, whose amino-acid sequence MFLKLQLDTSCFPILGSIKTSPNAGRSPLDKLELISNDRKQRVVQSPNGGGGLKKKLGEVHRPTNGRRGNGVVVHEVELKKSSFVKNPGGEKTKNVKGTGRFAKSGDIDGGLRVGDGNGVVKKVHSRCSTKCVSYGGYIPAILKALDEVEDLDEALRPWEDRLTNKERSIILKEQVCWERAWEVFEWFKRKDCYEVNVIHYNIVLRILGKARKWSHVERLWDEMKVNGIAPINSTYGTLIDVYSKGGLKEEALVWLDKMNEQGMKPDEVTMGIVVQLYKKAREFRKAEDFFKYWSLSVSLRQEQEGTSTTSASGLQSSLHSHISLSSHTYNTLIDTYGKDGQLKEASKIFAMMLREGIAPTTVTFNTMIHICGNHGRLEEVVSLMQKMEELRCPPDTRTYNILISLHAKHNNIDMATSYFTKMKEAHLEPDPVSYRILLYAYSIRHMVSKAEVLISEMDEKGHEIDEFTQTALTRMYIDAGMLEKSWFWFMRFHPSGKLSSECCAANIDAYGERGHILEAEKVFICCLEAKKLSVLEFNVMIKAYGVGKQYGKACQLFDSMKSHGIVPDICSYSSLIQILASADMPHIAKPYLRKMQEAGLVSDCIPYCAVISSFAKLGELEMAEELYKEMVRFNVQPDVIIFGVLINAFADIGSVKEALSYADAMNKAGLPGNTVIYNSLIKLYTKVGFLNEAEETYRLLQSSEDGHAIYASNCMIDLYSERCMVEPAEELFDSLKSKGAANEFTYAMMLCMYKKLGRFEEAIQIAKQMRELRLLTDLLSYNNVLGLYAMYGRFKEVVATFKEMIKASVQPDDCTFKSLGIVLLKSGISKQAVGNLEVSVKKDAQSGLQAWISALSSVVRLNESNYL is encoded by the coding sequence ATGTTTCTGAAGCTGCAGTTGGACACCAGTTGCTTCCCAATTCTGGGTTCCATAAAAACGTCACCCAACGCAGGACGCTCTCCACTGGACAAACTCGAACTCATAAGCAACGATAGGAAACAGAGAGTGGTTCAGAGTCCCAATGGAGGAGGAGGGCTGAAGAAGAAGTTGGGTGAAGTTCATCGACCCACAAATGGCAGGCGTGGAAATGGCGTCGTTGTTCATGAGGTCGAGCTGAAAAAATCCAGTTTTGTGAAGAACCCAGGTGGGGAGAAGACGAAAAACGTAAAGGGTACTGGCCGTTTTGCGAAAAGTGGAGATATTGATGGTGGGTTGAGAGTGGGGGATGGGAATGGAGTGGTGAAGAAAGTGCACTCCAGGTGTTCGACCAAATGCGTCAGTTACGGAGGTTATATTCCTGCAATTTTGAAGGCTTTGGATGAAGTTGAGGATTTGGATGAGGCTCTGAGGCCGTGGGAAGATAGGCTTACTAACAAGGAAAGGAGTATAATTTTGAAGGAGCAGGTGTGTTGGGAAAGGGCTTGGGAGGTTTTTGAGTGGTTTAAGAGAAAGGATTGTTATGAGGTGAATGTGATTCACTATAATATAGTGCTTAGAATTCTTGGGAAGGCGAGGAAGTGGAGCCATGTCGAGAGACTTTGGGATGAGATGAAGGTTAACGGAATAGCACCGATAAATTCAACTTATGGAACTTTGATTGATGTTTACAGTAAAGGCGGGCTTAAAGAAGAAGCACTTGTTTGGCTGGACAAGATGAACGAACAAGGAATGAAACCGGATGAGGTTACCATGGGGATTGTCGTTCAATTGTATAAGAAAGCAAGAGAGTTTCGAAAAGCTGAGGATTTTTTCAAATATTGGTCGTTGAGCGTATCTTTGAGACAAGAACAAGAGGGCACCTCTACAACAAGTGCTTCTGGATTGCAGAGCTCTTTGCATTCTCACATTTCTTTGAGCTCGCATACATACAATACATTGATTGACACATATGGAAAGGATGGCCAACTTAAAGAAGCATCTAAAATATTTGCAATGATGCTTAGGGAAGGGATTGCTCCAACTACAGTTACTTTCAATACAATGATTCACATTTGTGGTAACCATGGCCGGCTGGAAGAAGTTGTTTCCCTTATGCAGAAGATGGAAGAGCTTCGATGTCCACCTGATACAAGAACATATAATATTCTAATTTCCCTCCACGCAAAGCATAACAATATAGACATGGCGACAAGCTACTTCACAAAGATGAAGGAGGCTCACCTTGAGCCAGACCCTGTCAGTTACCGCATCCTTTTGTATGCGTACTCAATAAGGCACATGGTCAGCAAAGCTGAAGTCCTCATATCAGAGATGGATGAAAAGGGTCATGAGATTGATGAGTTCACTCAGACTGCTCTGACAAGGATGTACATAGATGCCGGGATGCTTGAAAAGTCATGGTTTTGGTTCATGAGATTTCATCCTTCAGGGAAATTGAGTTCTGAGTGCTGTGCTGCCAACATTGATGCATATGGAGAGCGTGGCCATATTTTGGAAGCTGAGAAAGTCTTCATTTGCTGCCTAGAAGCAAAGAAATTGAGTGTCCTTGAGTTTAACGTGATGATTAAAGCTTATGGGGTGGGGAAACAGTACGGTAAAGCATGTCAGCTGTTTGATAGCATGAAGAGTCATGGCATAGTTCCGGACATATGTAGCTACAGCTCTCTGATACAAATTTTGGCTAGTGCTGATATGCCACATATAGCAAAACCCTATCTCAGGAAGATGCAGGAGGCAGGATTGGTAAGTGATTGCATCCCGTATTGTGCTGTAATATCAAGCTTTGCAAAATTAGGAGAACTGGAAATGGCAGAGGAACTATACAAAGAGATGGTCAGATTCAATGTTCAGCCGGATGTTATTATCTTTGGGGTGTTGATAAATGCTTTCGCTGATATCGGAAGTGTTAAAGAAGCTCTGAGTTATGCTGATGCAATGAATAAGGCAGGCTTGCCTGGGAATACGGTGATTTACAACTCCTTGATCAAGCTCTATACTAAAGTTGGCTTTTTGAACGAAGCAGAAGAAACATACAGACTTCTTCAATCATCAGAGGATGGTCATGCTATTTATGCTTCAAATTGTATGATTGACCTTTATAGCGAGCGATGTATGGTTGAGCCAGCAGAAGAACTCTTTGATAGCCTGAAGAGCAAGGGAGCTGCAAATGAGTTTACATATGCAATGATGTTGTGCATGTATAAGAAACTGGGGAGGTTTGAGGAAGCCATTCAGATCGCAAAGCAGATGAGAGAACTGCGACTTTTAACTGATTTGCTCAGTTATAATAATGTGCTTGGGCTGTATGCGATGTATGGAAGATTCAAAGAGGTAGTGGCAACTTTCAAGGAAATGATAAAAGCTTCCGTTCAACCTGATGATTGTACATTCAAATCACTTGGAATTGTTTTGCTGAAATCTGGGATTTCAAAACAGGCTGTCGGCAATCTGGAAGTATCAGTGAAGAAGGATGCTCAGAGTGGTTTGCAAGCGTGGATTTCAGCCCTCTCATCTGTCGTGAGATTAAATGAAAGTAATTATCTGTAG
- the LOC137736131 gene encoding uncharacterized protein: MGLESKIKCKTKVLTGFNELTLIAISIITLDITNPPIVSSQTFMIVSNPSPHNKILARPWLVKTGAVTLIEYYKIRFRIPGGAVGEIKSDQAMFRRCTVQVLKELKKKSFAPAQLQQAGQENDVKVNNVLEDESRWKIKDDAENIILDLYQPEKTARIGSCLSPAENEELKAFLKENRDIFAWSPSNMPGINPAIACHKLHVDPAAKPVIQKRRHFAPKRIAIIEAEINKLLEARFIEEVAHSIWLVNVMLVMKKEKGK, translated from the exons ATGGGCCTGGAAAGCAAGATCAAATGCAAAACGAAGGTCTTGACCGGATTCAACGAACTCACCTTAATTGCCATTAGCATTATCACACTCGACATAACCAACCCACCGATTGTCTCGTCGCAGACCTTCATGATCGTTAGTAACCCATCTCCTCATAACAAGATATTGGCCCGTCCGTGGCTAGTGAAGACTGGAGCTGTGACATTGATCGAGTATTATAAAATCCGATTCCGCATCCCAGGAGGAGCAGTCGGAGAGATCAAAAGTGACCAGGCTATGTTCAGGCGATGCACTGTGCAAGTTCTCAAGGAgttaaagaagaaatcttttgccCCAGCA CAATTACAGCAGGCAGGTCAAGAAAATGATGTCAAGGTCAACAATGTCCTGGAAGATGAATCAAGATGGAAAATCAAAGATGACGCCGAAAACATCATTCTTGACCTCTATCAGCCGGAAAAAACGGCTAGAATCGGCTCATGTCTGAGCCCAGCAGAAAATGAAGAACTTAAGGCTTTTCTTAAGGAGAATCGCGACATCTTCGCATGGTCACCCTCTAACATGCCTGGCATTAATCCAGCAATAGCTTGTCACAAGCTGCACGTTGATCCCGCTGCCAAACCTGTGATCCAAAAAAGGCGACATTTCGCACCCAAGCGAATAGCGATCATTGAGGCCGAAATCAACAAGTTACTGGAGGCCAGATTCATTGAGGAAGTGGCACACTCAATATGGCTGGTCAACGTCATGCTAGTGATGAAAAAAGAGAAGGGCAAATAG